In Gopherus evgoodei ecotype Sinaloan lineage unplaced genomic scaffold, rGopEvg1_v1.p scaffold_48_arrow_ctg1, whole genome shotgun sequence, the following are encoded in one genomic region:
- the ZC3H4 gene encoding zinc finger CCCH domain-containing protein 4 isoform X2, whose product MKRKRRKEREREKEKRRAKKKRKSKHKRHASSSEDFSDYSEDSDFSPGEKGHRKYREYSPPYPLSHQQYQSSHSAPLPKKSYSKMESKNYSMYEDYENEAYGEFEGDEDEDMGKEEYDDFTKELNQYRRAKEGTHRGRGSRGRGRGYRGRGGRGGMRGRGMGRGGRGRGRGEHPEEEEEMYEEEMEYGDNEEPMGDEEYDDYSKELNQYRRSKEGRGRGLNRGRGRGPRGRGSKGMGRGRGRGGSRSGMGKGGGMNEDDDYYDEDIGDGGGGGNYRRNDHDKPHQQSDKKGKVICKYFVEGRCTWGEHCNFSHDIELPKKRELCKFYITGYCARAENCPYMHGDFPCKLFHTTGNCINGDDCMFSHEPLTDETRELLDKMLADDAEAGAEDEKEVEELKKQGINPLPKPPPGVGLLPTPPRPPGPPAPTSPNSRPIPGGPPPPPPPPLPPPGPPQLPPPPNEPLSPQQLQQQQDMYKKIPSLFEIVVRPTGQLAEKLGVRHPVPPPPRFPGPGGPPGPMPGPMHPDMHPDMHPDMHPDMHPDMHPDMHLDMHPDMHPDMHPDMPMGPGMNPGPPMGPRPPMMPYGPDDSPHSGMMPPGPPAQSFYDNFYQQQEGLEMDPGLMGDPEDYGNYEDMDEPLGEHLFPDQSLEPDSLCEGGASGLHKPSANIPDFLPSAQRALYLRIQQKQQEEEERARRLAESSKQERENEEGDPGNWYSSDEDDGGSSVTSILKTLRQQSSSRPHAQASHGETIGSIGPSSGVNDPRLQKAQPAGSSRPADPRVLRDPRLSRNADTCGPSSTGEAGPTDPRLARHIPMPALKLDAPHSSTAASQKAALVPEEEEGERALRDKPVNIPLDALPAHALRDPRSQLQQFSHIKKDVILNKPNFARMVLWSPEDLIPLPVPKQEFVPVPAALQSLPALDPRLNRPQNIGLSDPRQRGAAAQAEPATGSGTNIPDFELLSRILKTVNASGSPGPGQSDKPSDPRMRKASADPRLQKPAEPAAARAAKPAEPAQPTAATTPSSETAPTIAPYDPRLLTAGGLSKGSSQSSVLSGISLYDPRTPSSGGKAAESPSEGTASLKGPEASKTANKAKEPLFVRRSALDQPEAEKASAELATDRYNSYNRPRPKASSATPTASSTPAQETAPQPGVHNLPVPSVYGMVKQTTKPGSGSPFAGNSPAQDSEQQDAGSLKDVFKGFDPTASPFCQ is encoded by the exons ATGAAGCGcaagaggaggaaagaaagagagcgagagaaagagaaaagaagagcaaaaaagaaaaggaaatccaAGCACAAA CGCCATGCATCTTCCAGTGAAGACTTCTCTGACTATAGCGAGGACTCTGATTTCAGCCCCGGTGAGAAGGGGCACAGAAAGTACCGGGAATACAGCCCTCCTTACCCTCTT TCTCACCAGCAGTATCAGTCCTCTCACAGTGCCCCCTTGCCAAAGAAGAGCTACTCCAAAATGGAGAGCAAGAATTACAGCATGTATGAGGATTACGAGAATGAGGCCTATGGCGAATTCGAGGGGGATGAAGATGAAGACATGGGGAAAGAAGAGTATGACGACTTCACAAAAGAGCTGAACCAGTACCGGAGAGCTAAGGAAGGGACACATCGGGGGCGAG GCAGTCGAGGCCGAGGCCGAGGATACCGAGGGCGTGGAGGCAGAGGTGGAATGAGAGGGCGAGGCATGGGCCGAGGAGGccgtgggagagggagaggcgaACATccggaagaggaggaggagatgtatGAGGAAGAAATGGAA TATGGTGACAATGAAGAGCCAATGGGTGACGAGGAGTACGACGACTATTCGAAAGAGCTGAACCAGTACCGGAGGAGCAAAGAGGGCAGAGGGCGAG GTTTAAATCGGGGGCGTGGACGTGGCCCCAGAGGGAGAGGAAGCAAGGGgatgggcaggggaagaggaagaggtgggagcagaagtggAATGGGGAAAGGTGGCGGAATGAATGAGGATGACGATTACTATGATGAAGACATAGGG gatggaggaggtggtggaaaTTACAGGCGGAATGACCATGATAAACCCCACCAGCAGTCGGacaaaaaaggaaaagttatCTGCAAATACTTTGTGGAAGGCAGGTGTACCTGG GGGGAGCATTGCAATTTCAGCCATGATATCGAGCTACCAAAGAAGCGGGAACTGTGCAAGTTTTACATCACTGGTTACTGTGCGAGGGCGGAGAATTGCCCTTACATGCATG GAGACTTTCCTTGTAAACTGTTCCACACCACTGGGAACTGTATCAATGGGGACGACTGCATGTTTTCCCATGAGCCGCTCACAGATGAAACACGGGAGCTGCTGGACAAG atGCTGGCTGATGATGCAGAAGCAGGTGCAGAAGATGAGAAGGAAGTTGAAGAGCTAAAGAAACAGGGCATCAATCCATTACCGAAACCTCCACCTGGAGTGGGCCTGCTGCCCACACCCCCTCGTCCTCCTGGACCGCCAGCTCCAACTTCTCCCAACAGCAGGCCAATTCCTGGAGGACCACCGCCTCCTCCGCCACCCCCTCTTCCACCACCAGGGCCACCACAGCTGCCACCACCGCCGAATGAGCCTCTCTCACCacagcagcttcagcagcagcaggacatgTATAAGAAGATCCCATCTCTGTTTGAGATTGTGGTACGGCCTACGGGGCAGCTGGCGGAGAAACTAGGCGTGCG GCACccagttccaccacctccccgCTTCCCTGGGCCTGGTGGACCACCTGGGCCTATGCCAGGACCCATGCACCCGGATATGCATCCTGACATGCACCCGGATATGCATCCTGACATGCACCCAGATATGCATCCTGACATGCATCTGGACATGCACCCCGACATGCACCCGGACATGCACCCGGACATGCCTATGGGCCCTGGGATGAATCCTGGGCCTCCAATGGGTCCCAGGCCCCCAATGATGCCATATGGCCCGGACGATTCTCCACACTCTGGAATGATGCCCCCTGGCCCACCTGCGCAAAGCTTCTACGATAATTTCTACCAACAGCAAGAGGGCCTGGAGATGGACCCTGGCTTGATGGGTGACCCAG AGGACTATGGGAATTACGAGGATATGGACGAGCCTCTGGGAGAGCATCTTTTCCCTGACCAGTCCTTGGAACCTGACTCCTTGTGTGAAGGAGGGGCTTCAGGGTTACACAAACCATCCGCCAACATCCCTGACTTCCTGCCATCAGCCCAGAGAGCCCTGTACCTAAGGATCcagcaaaagcagcaggaagaggaggagagggctCGGAGACTGGCCGAGAGCAGTAAGCAGGAGCGAGAGAATGAGGAAG GTGATCCTGGCAACTGGTATTCCAGTGATGAGGATGATGGTGGAAGTAGCGTCACTTCCATACTGAAAACGCTAAGGCAGCAAAGTTCAAGCAGGCCTCATGCCCAGGCATCCCATGGAGAAACCATTGGCAGTATCGGCCCATCCTCAGGTGTGAATGACCCTCGCCTGCAGAAGGCCCAGCCAGCAGGGAGCAGTCGGCCTGCGGATCCACGTGTGCTGCGGGATCCCAGGCTGTCTCGAAATGCTGATACTTGTGGTCCATCTAGCACTGGAGAGGCAGGGCCCACTGACCCGAGACTAGCACGACACATTCCCATGCCTGCCCTGAAATTGGATGCTCCTCATTCCAGCACTGCTGCCAGTCAGAAGGCTGCCTTGGttcctgaggaggaggaaggggaaagagcaCTAAGGGACAAACCAGTCAATATCCCCTTAGACGCACTGCCAGCCCACGCTCTGCGGGACCCCAGGTCTCAACTGCAGCAGTTCAGCCACATAAAGAAAGACGTGATCCTGAACAAGCCAAACTTTGCCCGAATGGTCCTGTGGAGCCCTGAGGATCTGATTCCACTGCCTGTCCCAAAGCAAGAATTtgttcctgtcccagctgctctccAGTCATTACCTGCCCTTGACCCACGACTCAACAGGCCCCAAAATATAGGCCTTTCTGACCCCAGACAACGAGGGGCAGCCGCCCAAGCAGAGCCTGCCACCGGTTCTGGCACCAACATCCCTGACTTTGAGCTGTTGTCAAGAATATTAAAGACTGTGAATGCGTCTGGCAGtccagggcctgggcagagcgATAAACCGAGTGACCCTCGGATGCGCAAAGCCTCAGCCGATCCCAGGTTACAGAAACCAGcagagccagcagctgccagagcagctaaacctgcagagccagctcagccaacagctgctaccacgCCCAGCAGCGAGACAGCTCCCACCATTGCTCCCTACGACCCCAGGCTGCTGACGGCTGGCGGACTAAGCAAAGGCAGTAGCCAAAGCAGTGTGCTCAGTGGGATTAGCCTGTATGACCCCAGGACTCCCAGTTCAGGTGGCAAAGCCGCAGAGTCTCCCAGCGAAGGGACTGCATCGTTGAAAGGCCCAGAGGCCAGCAAGACCGCTAACAAGGCCAAGGAGCCTCTGTTTGTGCGCAGGTCTGCGCTGGACCAGCCCGAGGCCGAGAAGGCAAGCGCTGAGCTTGCAACAGACAGATACAATAGTTATAACAGGCCGCGTCCCAAGGCCTCCTCCGCCACCCCCACAGCCTCCTCCACACCTGCCCAGGAGACTGCACCTCAGCCAGGGGTTCATAACCTCCCTGTGCCCTCTGTCTATGGCATGGTTAAGCAGACCACAAAGCCTGGGTCAGGCAGCCCCTTTGCAGGGAACAGTCCTGCCCAGGACAgtgagcagcaggatgctgggtcTCTGAAAGATGTTTTTAAGGGCTTTGATCCCACAGCTTCACCATTCTGCCAGTAG